ATGGCGATGGCATCTGATGTACGGGCATCAATTTCAACCGGGCGTTTACCATCGCTGCAAATTAACTTGGAATAAAAAATACCATCAACCAGGTTGTATATGATAATCTCCTGCACCTCTATCTGGTATGCCTGCGCAAAACTTTTAAAAAGATCATGTGTAAGCGGGCGGCTCGGTGTCATCTTTTCTATTTCGATAGCTATAGCCTGTGCCTCAAAACTACCTATAATAATAGGCAGCCTGCGCCTCCCACTTACCTCGCCTAAAACTAAAGCATAAGCGCCGGATTGTGTTTGGCTGTATGACAAGCCTACAATATCCAGCTTAATTTTTTTCATGTTATTACCCATCGCACCTAATATTTACGCTGAAGCTTTATATTCTTTTACTGCCGCTATTAATTGTGGCACCACTTCAAAAGCATCGCCAACTATCCCGT
The genomic region above belongs to Mucilaginibacter sp. KACC 22773 and contains:
- a CDS encoding bifunctional nuclease family protein, with protein sequence MKKIKLDIVGLSYSQTQSGAYALVLGEVSGRRRLPIIIGSFEAQAIAIEIEKMTPSRPLTHDLFKSFAQAYQIEVQEIIIYNLVDGIFYSKLICSDGKRPVEIDARTSDAIAIAVRFDCPIFTYEFILSTAGIVIEGNDFVYLENINETQEEKTVNTSTVGSGFASLSVDELKTKLQEALAEESYEKAAKIRDELNKRKAS